The following proteins come from a genomic window of Nothobranchius furzeri strain GRZ-AD chromosome 1, NfurGRZ-RIMD1, whole genome shotgun sequence:
- the neurl1b gene encoding E3 ubiquitin-protein ligase NEURL1B: MGNTAPKPLIDATLQHRPVANRQYYTMPNNEAGVERRTSAPPVNISLDSPRFHPYAKGKNIRLDGHFRRATRKNSFCNGITFTHRPVHLYEKVRLRLTGVHTGWSGALRFGFTSLDPSELAASDIPKYACPDLVTQPGYWAKALPERLALKDNVLSFWADRHGRVFYSINDGEPVLFHCGLSIGCPLWAIIDIYGITQEVTLLESAFAESVGSSCLSAARLSAYLPQSSHDSANYSNNQLENNQAAAAKMANLQLGSYSQAIPCCSSNSTSSTPSSSVSTVFPRVVRGLHSMLDNDLHFHLTRGSDVILSADRSAACIHFLDSSRTLVFSDRPLHVGETLFVEVGHLGLSYFGALSFGLTSCDPACLHASDLPADPTVLLDRKEYWVVHRGFPTPCCGDVLSFSVLPSGEVHHGVNGLGRGRLLCVDTSQVLWAFFTLHGAVNRLRILGTMQSSPSCTSPTASQSSSPDDSYSDLAFSVNRLSSASESSLVTAPSSPLSPPTSQSLPVSELPPAGKNGECTICFDQEVDTVIYTCGHMCLCNDCGLRLKRQINACCPICRRPIKDVIKTYRP, from the exons ATGGGCAATACGGCACCCAAACCTCTGATAG ATGCAACTCTACAGCACCGCCCGGTGGCTAACAGGCAGTATTACACCATGCCAAATAATGAAGCAGGTGTAGAAAGAAGAACATCCGCCCCCCCGGTCAACATCAGCCTGGATTCACCCCGATTTCATCCATATGCGAAGGGCAAGAACATCAGGCTGGATGGACACTTTCGGCGTGCCACCCGCAAGAACAGCTTCTGCAACGGCATCACATTCACCCACCGACCCGTTCACCTTTATGAAAAG GTGCGCTTACGCTTGACTGGCGTGCATACTGGCTGGAGTGGAGCTCTACGTTTTGGTTTTACCAGCTTGGATCCCAGTGAACTGGCGGCTTCTGACATCCCCAAATATGCTTGTCCAGACCTGGTAACACAGCCTGGATACTGGGCCAAGGCCCTGCCGGAGAGGCTGGCCCTGAAGGACAATGTTCTTTCATTCTGGGCCGACCGCCATGGAAGAGTTTTCTACAGCATCAACGATGGAGAGCCCGTCCTCTTCCACTGTGGGCTCAGCATCGGCTGTCCTCTCTGGGCCATCATAGACATCTACGGCATCACTCAGGAGGTCACGCTTCTTG AGAGCGCGTTTGCTGAGAGCGTGGGGTCCAGCTGCCTGAGTGCAGCCCGTCTGAGTGCCTATCTGCCTCAGAGCAGCCACGACTCGGCCAATTACAGCAACAATCAGCTGGAGAACAACCAGGCTGCTGCTGCTAAGATGGCTAACCTGCAGCTTGGCAGCTACTCTCAGGCCATCCCCTGCTGCTCGTCAAACTCTACTTCTTCCACGCCGTCTTCATCCGTCTCAACCGTGTTCCCGAGGGTGGTCCGGGGCCTGCACTCCATGCTGGATAATGACTTGCACTTTCACCTCACCCGCGGTTCTGATGTGATTCTCTCTGCTGACCGCTCTGCCGCCTGCATCCATTTCCTGGATAGCAGTCGGACTCTGGTGTTCAGTGACCGGCCACTTCACGTTGGGGAGACTTTGTTTGTGGAGGTTGGTCACCTGGGCCTGTCTTATTTTGGGGCGTTGTCATTTGGTTTAACGTCCTGTGACCCGGCTTGTCTGCATGCGTCTGACCTACCCGCTGACCCCACGGTCCTCCTGGACAGGAAGGAGTACTGGGTGGTGCACCGGGGCTTCCCCACGCCATGCTGTGGAGACGTTCTCAGCTTCAGTGTGCTCCCGAGTGGAGAGGTGCACCATGGAGTGAACGGACTGGGGCGGGGCAGGCTTCTGTGTGTGGACACCTCTCAGGTTCTATGGGCTTTTTTCACTTTGCATGGGGCCGTCAACAGACTCAGGATACTGG gAACAATGCAGTCCAGTCCCTCCTGCACATCCCCCACAGCGTCTCAAAGCAGCAGCCCAGATGACAGTTACTCAGACCTGGCGTTCAGCGTCAACAGATTATCTTCTGCCTCTGAGTCTTCTCTGG TGACTGCTCCCAGCTCACCGCTCAGCCCCCCCACCtcccagtctcttcctgtctctgaGCTGCCTCCTGCTGGGAAAAACGGAGAGTGCACCATCTGCTTTGATCAGGAGGTGGACACGGTCATTTACACCTGTGGTCACATGTGTTTGTGCAACGACTGCGGGCTGAGGCTAAAGAGGCAGATCAACGCATGCTGCCCGATATGCAGGAGGCCCATCAAAGACGTCATCAAAACATATCGACCGTGA